From the Flavimarina sp. Hel_I_48 genome, one window contains:
- the trpC gene encoding indole-3-glycerol phosphate synthase TrpC codes for MNILDKIVADKRKEVALRKGLIPVKQLEKSVLFDRKSASLATILRESSSGIIAEHKRRSPSKSVINNGLNVQDVAQGYEQAGVCGMSVLTDAKYFGGSLDDLLIARASVKFPLLRKEFIIDEYQILEAKAYGADVILLIAAVLEKSEIKAFSELAKQLGMDVLLEVHNLDELEKSIMPSLDMLGVNNRNLKTFEVSLEISKSLSDKIPNDFVKVSESGISSINAIQELQPYGYKGFLIGENFMKTNDPGKSAKEFIAKINPPSPQRGN; via the coding sequence TTGAACATTCTAGATAAAATAGTAGCAGACAAACGAAAGGAAGTTGCTTTGAGAAAAGGATTAATTCCGGTAAAACAGCTCGAAAAATCGGTGCTTTTTGACCGAAAATCGGCATCTTTAGCCACTATTTTACGGGAAAGCAGTTCTGGAATAATCGCTGAACACAAACGCCGCTCACCCAGTAAGTCGGTCATCAATAATGGACTCAACGTACAGGATGTGGCACAGGGTTATGAGCAGGCCGGGGTTTGTGGCATGAGTGTTTTAACAGACGCAAAATATTTTGGTGGTTCACTGGACGATCTTTTAATTGCGCGGGCTTCGGTTAAATTTCCGCTATTGCGCAAGGAATTTATAATAGATGAATATCAGATCCTGGAAGCTAAAGCTTATGGTGCAGATGTTATTTTATTGATCGCCGCAGTGCTTGAAAAGAGCGAAATCAAAGCTTTTTCTGAACTAGCAAAACAGTTGGGAATGGATGTGTTGCTCGAAGTGCACAACCTTGACGAACTTGAAAAATCGATTATGCCTTCTCTGGATATGCTGGGCGTGAACAACAGGAATCTCAAAACCTTTGAGGTGAGCCTCGAGATCAGCAAGAGCCTTTCTGATAAAATCCCCAATGATTTTGTCAAGGTTTCTGAGAGCGGGATCAGTTCAATAAACGCAATACAAGAACTGCAGCCTTATGGTTATAAAGGATTTTTAATAGGTGAGAATTTTATGAAAACCAATGATCCGGGCAAAAGTGCGAAGGAGTTTATTGCAAAAATAAATCCCCCTAGCCCCCAAAGGGGGAACTGA